The DNA sequence CATTTTATAACACgttttttatatgatttaattaggatttttaaattaaatttcataaaTTAACAAATATGTGTTAAGAGAATAGGCATTTAACTAGTTTAGTAGGGTTAGGCGACCTTAAAATAAATATGCACGACCTTAAAATAAATATGCACAACCGTACTTTAATTAAAGTAGTTAGCTAAAATTGAATGTTGTACAAAATTAAAAGGATAAATCAAATAGATATTCAATCTaatagaaatttttaatattaattaatgcgTGTTTAAGAAGATTTTTTGGTTTATatttagtttgttttgttgttagGATTTTTTAGAAGATTTGATTTAGTTCTTATTTATTGAGTAGTATTTTACTATTATtagaaagtttaaatttaaatcaaatctgatcaaATTCAATAAAGATTAAATCTAATTTCAATTAAATTATCTTtaggaatttaaatttaaattagatatctaaaaaaaattagttcatTCTTAGGTTGATTTGTTAGAAACTTATTTAGAgattctttattcttctttttgaattaattttttatgagtgaaaatttttttaaatttttttgagaaaCTTGAGTGTGAATAGAAGAGATAGAGTAATTTTCTTAATTGTTgcaacagaaaattaaattgaggtAGAAGAGTCTCTTTCTTTTACTTTCATCCTATTTTAAAATTCTGTTCGTATCATTAACTAAATTgtgtaaaattataatattttttatgagttaaattgaaattttaatttagttgtaTTAATGCTAGCTCCCGCCCTTCGTCAATTCACAACATCATATTGTTGTGTGCTTAATTAGTTTTCTCTAGTCCTAATGCCATCATTTAATTCATCAACCTATACTTTGTTCACATTGTATTTAATTTGATCGAAACAGCCAAAATGGAATTAGGTCCCGTATAGCCAAACCTACCATCATGCTATACGCCTGCTACCTTTGACCTTCGATGACTTTCAATTAGTATTAATATGCTGAGCTACGAGCCTTACCTTCCACTAAACCCTTTTTGAGTAAAAATTCATTTGTTTCGTTATTCATAACAGAAAGAAAAAACCATCATGGGAAGCGAAGGGGTGAAGAAACCAAGAATCCTATGCCTTCATGGGTTCCGAACAAGTGGCCACATCCTCAAAACACAGTTACACAAGTGGCCCCAATCTGTTCACGACCACCTCGACCTTGAGTTCCTCGATGCTCCTTTTCCTTGTCAGGGAAAATCCGATGTTGAAGGAATCTTTGATCCTCCTTATTACGAGTGGTTCCAGTTCAACGAGGTTCGCATTCTATATACATGTATAGTGTTCGTGATTGGCAATTCTATCCAAAGCtaaggtattattattattgtattttagGAATTTACGGAGTATACCAACTTTGATGAATGCGTACAATACATAGAAGATTACATGATCAAGCACGGACCCTTTGATGGCCTTCTGGGCTTCTCtcaggtaattaattaatttaagaaaaagtATATGAACCAACTTTAAATTAGTCATAAATagaataacttaattaattataaatataatgattagttttatttatttataatttaaaatattaattattaaatattttaccaTATTTAAATTAGGAGGAGATACATTCAGTATCATTATAGCGTGAATTACTGAAATTAATTCAATTAACTTTCGTATCTTTACTCTCCTTCTTTCTCTAAGGCTATGTTTGGtcggaaggaaagaaatagagagaaaagaaatagaaaggaaagaaaggaaaagaaagaaattgagtgaatttttattttctttagatgtgtttagatgaaaggaaaataagaaggaaagaaacagtataaaaagacaattttacctttatgttataaaatatattaaaataaataaaagggtaaTATTGGAAGTAGAGAGAGAGTtaattttctctctattttctctccATTGTTGGAGGGAAAGAAAATTGGTGGGTCCCACCAATATTTTTCTatcccattttctttcttctcccaTTTCTCTCCTCAACCAAACAAAGGAAAATAATTATTTTCCTTCCAATTTCTTTCCCTTCATTTTTCTTCCTCCCATTTTCACTCCAAACAAACACACCATAAATACCTAAcacatgataaattaaaaaatagatttaGAATCATctaatttacaaagaaaaaaaatattttaatacctAACATAAACACTATTTACGTAAAAATTTTAgattcattaaaaaatatttcactaattttttattggaattaTCCTAATTTTCTAGCattattgttaatttaattaGTCGATGAATTCAGTTCTCTGtgaatatgaatataaatatttaagCTGAGATACATGTTTGAATGTGACAAAATTAGGGTGCTGTACTCTCTGCTGCGCTGACCGGTCTTCAGGAGAAGGTGTGCAACGTGCAAAATTTGGATACacgcaaaatataaaaatactctttgtcattaaaattatatttatagtttaatttgtttgtgggGTCTCTTGATGAGTTATTGGGATGTGCAGGGTGAAGCACTGACTAAGGTTCCAAGGGTgaaattcataataataatatcagGGGCAAAGTTCAAGTCATCTTTGATAACGGAGAAAGCATATTCTAGCCCCATTACCTGTCCCTCTCTTCACTTTCTAGGTATTTTCTTTGACTCCTTTCACGTTACTAACAAAAAATCACTAgcgtaaaatatttaataaaagtataagacaataaaataaaagattaattattactaaattgatatttttcattataagtataattaacatttattttcttactctgtcaaatttttttagaaaaaattctacttttttttctcttgCGAGATAATACTAAAATGACACTCTCCTCttctctattttttaaaaaataatttattaaagaatattttggtaagcaaaatttaatgataaaaaataaaatttttgttaatgggtatttttaaaaaaaataatttattttttttaaaaaaggataaagttactattagttaacacaaaatttaaaatagattagagaggaggttttttaaaaattaaaagagaaaaaaaatgtacatttataaaatagaagagAGGAGAATGTCATTTTAGTATCTCCCATGGAACCAACGCAAGTTGGCACAGATGGATGAGGGTCTGTGTCCCTTAACCATCTCTCCGGAAGATGGAAATGGAGCTTGCTTGCTTGGGAGGGTCGCCCACTTTGCCTCTGCAGTACCCGAGGGATTAGTCATTGGGCTTTCGGCCTCATTGATACCCTggtacaaacaaaaaaaaaaatatctcccATGGAAGGggagtgaaattttttttttttattttaaaagaatttgcATACAACTTGCGACGTGTCATAAGTTATGACCAAGAGTCCAAAACCGCTAGGCGCTTTTGTTTTTGTCATAAATAAAAAACACCGGGCTTTTTTCAAAGACTCGTGTCaaaaacaagaaaagagaaaTGTCTACATGCCAATGAAAACTTAGTAATTTTTTTTGGGACATGGAAAAGTTAGTAATTGtattggagaaaaaaaaaagaagggttaGTATAATCTCTAGTAGTTAATTCACTGGTCTTCAGACTcgagacaaattaatttttattggccTGCCGAATTGCAGTATTGTATTGGAAGATACAGTagggaaaaaaaaattggagaatatattaaattgttattttaacttttaagatTATAGTGTTAGTGATGAAAATATTGCTTGCGAGGTGCAGGGGAGACAGATTTCCTGAGGCCTTATGGTACTCAGCTACTAGAATCCTGTATTGAGCCTATGATCATCCATCATCCCAAAGGCCATACCATTCCAAGATTAGGTAAGCTCTTATATAAATTATATGAGTTTAATTATTATGTttcagttttattaaatttttaattatgtctttatatttaaaaaatttgtaattcactttttatattagataaaaaaaatttatttagttctatttaatttatcttttgctaaaaaatataagatattcATTTTTTGTACTTGATATTAAATTATGAAACATTTTAAAAACcaatattttaaaagtattatttttcaaaaaataactaataagaatttaattaaaaattttaattttaaaataaaaatttataaattaagaaaatctaattaaaaatttgataaaagtaTAAAACTGTATATACTAccagaaaaatcaaaaaatatgtGTAGCATTATTATTAGAGGAATGCTACCGGGCCaacaacttttgtgatttatagccatCAATAATGCTTTTAATGCTGTGaaattggtgtgaaatttcatccaatgactcacttttctttgctagttatatgctggccagaatttaacaaagttgctggcctcctagtcttttccttattattatatAGGGGTGTTGAGTAACACACTAATAATGCTCTGTCTCTGTTTTTTCCTTTACAGATCCAGAGAGTTTGAAGACCACCATGAGTTTCATCAAAAGAATAAAAGATGTGGTTGAAAATGAGCAATGAGTTTAGACAAGTGCCCCTGcaagtaatcaaattttaatctaaGCTTTGACAAACGGAACAACTAGTAATAATTTCAGATATACATACGCATACTATATAGGCCCAAGAAGACATATATATAGGTTTCACTATACAGTATACACTGCCAACTAATGGTTGCTTCATACTTCTTAATGTACCATTGATTTATCATGTTAAGGGTAACTATTTACCATTGATTTAATACTCTTGTACCATTCATACTTCTTAacgtataattaaaaaatattcaatttaaaaaaaaatctattccATGTAAAAATATCAAATGGAACCATGGTTTTAAAAACCGGATTGGACTGGCCAGTTGAACCGATTCAACTGGAACCGATAATAAAAACGATCCGATCCGATACTTATAACTGTTGAAAAAAAATCGCTTAAAAACTGTCGAACCAGCCGGTTATTGATCGGTTGGACCGGATCGGTAACGACACCGTTTGTTTAtttggaaataaaaaaaaaaaaacaaaagcagaACCATTCGTGAACCAAATTACCaaaaccccccccccccttcttccCCAATCATTCGTGCACTCCCTGGAGACCTCTGAAGCCAAGGAAAACCCTAGCCCTTCATCGCCGCCGCCGCTGCCGCTGCTTCCTCTTCCACGTGTCGTTTTCATCTTCGCTGGCACGTCgttttcatcttcctcttccccAGGTAGCTCGGCACGTCGTTTTCATCTTCGCTGGCTTCTCGGCACGGAACCCAGGTTAGTGGCCCTGTTTTCAATTCGTCGCCTCcgcttcttccttttaatttctgaatgtTTGGTCTTCTTCGTTTGAAGTTCTGAAATTattgttcaatttttgttccatttttcTTGTAATGTTTTGTAAATTGTAATTGTCTGCTGCTGATGGATCTGGCTTGTATTTGCTGGTTGCTGATggctgtaattttttttttcaaatttactgATGGCTCGATGGCTCTGTTGGTCTGTTGCTTTCAATTCTTTGCTCTGTTACTGATGGCTCTGTTACTGATGGCTCGGCTCTGTTAGTTGCTGATGgctcttaatttttttgttcaaatttactgatggctttgtttgtagttgctggttttgctgggtgaaggtttagtgttttggaatgttttataatgtgctaatgtttgtaattgctggctttgtttgtaattgctgggtgaaggtttagtgttttgtgattattggttaatgttttgGTTTAGTGTTCTCTCTTTTCCAGATTTCCCTTCTCCCTGTATTTCTGCATGTTGCTGAATTGGTAATCAATAAATTTGCCTTCTTGCTGTGAATCGGGACTTTACTaggatttgttaaatttgttgctgtgacttgaatttgttgcttcccaGTCACAGAATCAGAACAGAATGCTCAGTCAGTGCTTGAttgattggctttgctcactgattgtatttgatgataaattttaaattgataacttttaaattttaaatttgcattgcccatgttactgattcactgttctttcagtgctttttgttgttgttaatcattgtgatgagctTTGTTAAAATTTGCACCGCCTATATTTCTGAGTGTTCCTTCAgtgctttttgttgttgttaatcactGTGGTGAACTTTGTTAAAATTTGCACTGCCTATGTTACTGATTCACGGATTCATCCCTCTCGTCATTATCATTGGCATGAACTCCGAACCAAAACCCCAACTCTGGATAAAATTGTAACGAAAGCTTATTGGGACTTTTTCTTCTACTTAAGGTATGAATCAGAATGATGAGGCCAAGTTGTGAATACACAAGTGTCAACGGACTATAATATATATTGAGTTTGTGACATTAGAAGggtgtaataataacaataatggagTCATGTTATTTGAATATTGAGGTTTAACATTTAAACTCTCAGCTTCTCAGCCCTGTTTGATTCTTCATCTCAGGCAATTGAATCGAATCAACCaggccttttctttttcttttagttgattcttaatttttctaatatatgtaGCTTTCTGAATCAAGTGGATCAGATTATGTAGTTTTCTTGATTTGGGATATTTTCGGAGACGCATTAGAAgagctattttattattatgtttgctATAATAATATTCAGATGTTCTGTATGCTTGTGATTGTTTCGGTGTTTACATTTTCTTTCCAAGTCACTTGCTGTGATTGTTCTTTGAGTAAGGCTTTGTATGTGTGTGTGAGAACATGTGATAATGTTGAATGCTGTTGCATCTAATAGGAGTTCTTGGAGTACCCTCATCTTTGGtcctttataatttattttattctaaaacagtTTTTTCAGTTGAACCACCAGTTGGACCGGTTGGACTAATGAACCAGTAAATCAGTGAACCAGTGACTaaagcggtttgatgaccggtcaggttttcagaaccttgcaaaTGGTCCTCCCctggaattgaatttgaatttaatttaattggcGTTAAGATTGAATATTTATCTGGACTCCTAATGAGAGATGCAGAAGAAGAAATTAAGCGATGCTTTCATTGGTGCGCAAGGGAAGAAGCAGCATCATGACGTCATGCTCTCTATTCCttacttcttttaatttttactcACTCCCTCTTCTTTCTCATTCTCATTACAACACTCTCCCACACGCCCCCACACTCTCACGCGCCCTCGCTTATCCGCGACCCTTCCCCGCAACCATCCTGCCTCCTGGATTTCGCGCTCTTTCTAACAACTTCTCAACAACCAGGGAAGCTTCTGGAACCATGGACTCTTCTGTCTCAGTTACTTACCTCTCGCAGCGCCAAGCTGCTGAGATCGACAACACTCTCATGGGCCCTCTTGGCTTCTCCGTCGACCAGCTCATGGTCACTCTCACCTTCCACCATTCCCTTttcttttcccccttttttttttaattttattgtaatGCTTAACGAGTTCCGTTTTTCTGATACTTGCAATTTGTAGGAATTGGCTGGTTTGAGCGTCGCTACTTCCATTGCTGAGGTACTTATTCCTTTCAAATTAGTGGTTTCTCATTTCATTAGAGGAGAATTCCTGATAATTTTGTTATGCCTCTGATTGCCATTTACATTCGATAATTCAACCGGTTTAAATTCTTGTTGATTTAGGAATGAGCACAAGTTTTTGTTAATCTAGTGTAGTACCAAGTTATGGACTTACCATAAAGGAAATGTAGTTGGAATATAAATAAGATGTGTTCTTAGCTGAAATTGATTTAACATCACAGGTTTACAAACCAGGTGAGTATAACCGTGTTCTTGTCATATGTGGTCCTGGTAACAATGGTGGCGATGGTTTGGTGGCCGCTCGTCACCTGCACCATTTTGGTTATAAGCCCTCGGTCTGCTACCCCAAGCGCACCCCGAAGCCTCTTTATGAAGGGTTAGTTACTCAGGTAGGATGGAACTCAACTTGTGAAAGTTTTGAACAGACTATTTTTCACTTTGTATCTCTTTTCTTGTTATTTCTTTGGTTTTATGGTTTATTATGAGCTGCAACAAATCTCATATGAAATGTTGATGCTGTAGCTCGAAGCTCTGTCAATCCCTTTCTTGTCAGTGGAAGATCTACCTTCGGACTTGTCAAGTGACTTCAGCATTCTAATTGATGCAATGTTCGGATTCTCATTTCATGGTAATGTATATTGTGTCTTCTAATATTGCTTGTCGTTCATCAATACCTGCATCATTCTTTGTTTTATTAACTCAAGCCTCGAGTTCATAACCAATGTGTAAGTTTTGGAATAAACAGTAGCATTTTATTGATTTGCTACTTTCTTATTTTGCAGGTTCTCCAAGACCTCCTTTTGATGATTTGATCCAAAGATTTGTTACCTTACAAAACTATAATCAAAGTGGCCCGAAAAGATCAGTTATTGTCTCTGTAGATATTCCATCTGGATGGCATGTCGAAGAAGGAGATATAAATGGTATAGGCCTTCAACCTGATATGTTGGTATgcttctcatatatatatatatatctttctcACTATTTGTTGCTTTAACCGCTGAGATTTGGATGTAATATATTGatatttcattatttcttgtatATATACAAGTTGTGTCTCGATTGAATGACTGCCTCATCTCCTTGTGTTTTATGAAGATTTCTTTGACAGCCCCGAAATTATGCGCAAAGAAGTTTAGTGGTCCTCACCACTTTCTAGGAGGTAGATTTGTCCCACCTGCTATTGCAGAAAAATATAAGCTTTTACTTCCGCAATATCCTGGAACTTCCATGTGTGTCCGAATTGGAAAGCCGCCTAAAATTGATATTTCAGCTCTAAGAGAGAACTATATCTCTCCAGAGTTTCTTGAAGAGCAAGTGGAGGCAGACCCCATTAATCAGGTAAAGTGGTTGTTGGTGCTTTTCTCCTCTATTGGTGGCTAATGACTTAGGAGACTGCTGTTGTCTAGTACTCTAATTCATATAGCCAACCCTGCTTAGTGGAACAAAGCTTGTTCTTAACTGTTTTGTTGGTGAGGTGGTTAATGGCTTTACCATGATCTATTTTTAACACTTTACCATGACTTCTAAGTAGTTTCTGCCAATATACATCCATTTTGACCTGCAGTTTCATAACTCTGTTGTTAGAGTGCCGTTCTCCTTCCCCTACCCTGCCACCCTGGCTACCATTTTCTTAAATAACCAAAAAGTACTTTTACCACGATTGTTTTCAGTTGTCTTATCTGAGTATTTTGAGGAAGGAGATTTTAATGGCTATAACTACTATTATTTGCACTCTAATCAATTTTATGTttaacatattttatttgttacttGCAGTTCCGTAAATGGTTTGATGATGCATTAGCTGCTGGTCTGAAGGAACCAAATGCTATGGCATTGTCAACTGTAGGGAAGGATGGAAAACCGTAAGTTCTGCCTCTCTGCTTTCATGTTAAATTGTTCTTCTATACTTCCATGATATCTAAACTAATACTTCTAAATTTCTCTACTTCACTTGGCTGTAGCTCATCAAGAATGGTATTGCTAAAAGGTGTGGACAAGGATGGTTTTGTGTGGTCAGTAAGAATGTTACTTTTGCGTTAGTGCAGATTTCCCCGTTCTGTTCAGCAAATGATTAATTGTGTTCACCCACCGCAATTACTTTGCACAGGTACACAAACTATGAAAGTCATAAGGCACGTGATTTATCTGAAAATCCTCATGCTTCACTTCTTTTTTACTGGGATGGTCTAAACAGACAGGTAACTATTGTTTTCATTCTTGATGGCCTTGTCGTCATAATTATTTGTTTTGCCATGTGTTTAGCCATGTGTTTAAGGATGAAAGTTATTTTGTCATGCCACACGGTCTCATGCTTCCATATGGGAAGCTAATGTCATTAAACATGACATCATGTACTCTACTCAGCGAACAAAATGAGGATAAGTGAGTTTCGTAGTTACGATTTGTGAAGAGAACATTTAGTTGATGTAAAATTCTTTCAGATGATAACATAGTATACTTCCTTCATTTAACAGTTAATCAATATATTATATTTCCTTAATCTACAgaaattgtatttattttttgcAAATGAAGATTGTGGATTAGTCTTTAATCACTTATAATTGTAAGTTTACAGAGCTTGAACTGTAGTTTTTGTACCAGTTTAACGTGATGCATTGAGTCTCAATAATCCAAACACCATCTTATGTAGTTTCTTGTTGCTTTTCCTAGGTAAGAGTGGAGGGGTCTGTTCAGAAAGTATCTGATGAGGAATCAGAGCAGTATTTCCATAGCCGTCCTAGAGGAAGTCAGCTTGGAGCAATAGTTAGTAAGCAGGTCTACGACTGCTTTGCCTGGATTAATCTAGTGGTTGTTACATATAGAAATCATACATGTATACTTATTGTATCAACTTCTTGATATTTAGAGTTCTGTAGTGCCTGGAAGGCATGTTCTTCATCAGGAGTACAAAGAGCTTGAGCAAAAATTTTCTGATGGGTAAGTTATTTAACTATGTGTTTTGACTCGGTGTTAGTTTTGAATtctgataaaattttttaatctctAATTTCAACTTGGAATTCTGATGTGTTCAATCTTTCATTTGGCTAAGGCTATATGCCCCTGCTAAGTCACTCCAGGGGAGCtggaaataatttatttattttttcttgcagAAGTTTGATCCCTAAACCTAAGAATTGGGGAGGATACAGGCTAACACCGGAGCTTTTTGAATTTTGGCAAGGACAGCAATCTCGCTTGCATGACAGGTGCGGGCTGTTCCCTCGTTTATGACAGGTTGCTTGTTTTCAAATTTCATGTCTTAAAGTGGAAGACACAAAAAGTATCCATGTTTGCAAGTAAATAATGACCTCGAAGCCAATAGGCGTTGGATTTTCAATGCACTAGTTATGTTCAGGGTCCATGCCATATGCATATGCTATCAATTTGAATCTGATCCATCCTAGTCTTGCTACTTGATGATAACTTTGAAAAACAATCTCTCTCATTTAACTTTAAACTTTT is a window from the Arachis hypogaea cultivar Tifrunner chromosome 17, arahy.Tifrunner.gnm2.J5K5, whole genome shotgun sequence genome containing:
- the LOC112762710 gene encoding pyridoxine/pyridoxamine 5'-phosphate oxidase 1, chloroplastic isoform X2, translating into MLSLVRKGRSSIMTSCSLFLTSFNFYSLPLLSHSHYNTLPHAPTLSRALAYPRPFPATILPPGFRALSNNFSTTREASGTMDSSVSVTYLSQRQAAEIDNTLMGPLGFSVDQLMELAGLSVATSIAEVYKPGEYNRVLVICGPGNNGGDGLVAARHLHHFGYKPSVCYPKRTPKPLYEGLVTQLEALSIPFLSVEDLPSDLSSDFSILIDAMFGFSFHGSPRPPFDDLIQRFVTLQNYNQSGPKRSVIVSVDIPSGWHVEEGDINGIGLQPDMLISLTAPKLCAKKFSGPHHFLGGRFVPPAIAEKYKLLLPQYPGTSMCVRIGKPPKIDISALRENYISPEFLEEQVEADPINQFRKWFDDALAAGLKEPNAMALSTVGKDGKPSSRMVLLKGVDKDGFVWYTNYESHKARDLSENPHASLLFYWDGLNRQVRVEGSVQKVSDEESEQYFHSRPRGSQLGAIVSKQSSVVPGRHVLHQEYKELEQKFSDGSLIPKPKNWGGYRLTPELFEFWQGQQSRLHDRCGLFPRL
- the LOC112762710 gene encoding pyridoxine/pyridoxamine 5'-phosphate oxidase 1, chloroplastic isoform X1, with amino-acid sequence MLSLVRKGRSSIMTSCSLFLTSFNFYSLPLLSHSHYNTLPHAPTLSRALAYPRPFPATILPPGFRALSNNFSTTREASGTMDSSVSVTYLSQRQAAEIDNTLMGPLGFSVDQLMELAGLSVATSIAEVYKPGEYNRVLVICGPGNNGGDGLVAARHLHHFGYKPSVCYPKRTPKPLYEGLVTQLEALSIPFLSVEDLPSDLSSDFSILIDAMFGFSFHGSPRPPFDDLIQRFVTLQNYNQSGPKRSVIVSVDIPSGWHVEEGDINGIGLQPDMLISLTAPKLCAKKFSGPHHFLGGRFVPPAIAEKYKLLLPQYPGTSMCVRIGKPPKIDISALRENYISPEFLEEQVEADPINQFRKWFDDALAAGLKEPNAMALSTVGKDGKPSSRMVLLKGVDKDGFVWYTNYESHKARDLSENPHASLLFYWDGLNRQVRVEGSVQKVSDEESEQYFHSRPRGSQLGAIVSKQSSVVPGRHVLHQEYKELEQKFSDGSLIPKPKNWGGYRLTPELFEFWQGQQSRLHDRLQYSPQEVNGQKVWKVERLAP
- the LOC112762711 gene encoding dihydrofolate reductase is translated as MGSEGVKKPRILCLHGFRTSGHILKTQLHKWPQSVHDHLDLEFLDAPFPCQGKSDVEGIFDPPYYEWFQFNEEFTEYTNFDECVQYIEDYMIKHGPFDGLLGFSQGAVLSAALTGLQEKGEALTKVPRVKFIIIISGAKFKSSLITEKAYSSPITCPSLHFLGETDFLRPYGTQLLESCIEPMIIHHPKGHTIPRLDPESLKTTMSFIKRIKDVVENEQ